Proteins encoded by one window of Actinocorallia herbida:
- a CDS encoding FAD-binding protein, whose translation MGAEAVITNWAGNVRYGAKRMHRPGTEGELRRIVAGADRIRALGSGHSFNLVADTSGDLIRLDSLPATVEIDRDAAAVTVSAGTRYAELAAALHAEGLALANMASLPHISVAGSVATGTHGSGCSLPSLAAAVTALDLVGPSGDVLTLTRSDDRFPGAVVALGALGVVVRLTLEIEPAFEVAQTVRLDVPLEEAADDFDALFHSAYSVSLFTDWRGDGRVWLKQRLDRPGPGWTGGHAADTPQHPIPGVAPGPATPQLGVPGPWHERLPHFRPEFTPSAGTELQSELFLPRSRAREGFTILRELSPIFSDLLHISEVRTIRADDLWLSPCYERDTVAFHFTWKPVAVDAALAAIEARLIPLGGRPHWGKLTTLAPQPVAALHPRSSDFAALARDLDPDGKFGNALTEALFHP comes from the coding sequence ATGGGGGCAGAGGCTGTGATCACGAACTGGGCGGGCAACGTCAGGTACGGCGCGAAGCGGATGCACCGGCCGGGGACAGAGGGGGAGCTGCGGCGGATCGTCGCCGGGGCCGACCGGATCCGGGCGCTGGGCTCGGGGCACTCCTTCAACCTCGTCGCCGATACGTCTGGCGATCTGATCAGGTTGGACTCTCTGCCCGCGACGGTCGAGATCGACCGTGACGCCGCGGCGGTGACCGTCTCGGCCGGGACGCGGTATGCCGAGCTCGCGGCCGCGCTGCACGCCGAGGGGCTCGCGCTGGCGAACATGGCGTCGCTGCCGCACATCTCGGTGGCGGGCTCGGTCGCGACCGGAACGCACGGATCGGGGTGCTCGCTGCCGTCGCTGGCGGCAGCTGTGACGGCGCTCGACCTGGTCGGGCCTTCGGGGGACGTGCTGACGCTCACGCGATCCGATGACCGGTTCCCAGGGGCGGTCGTGGCGCTGGGCGCGCTCGGCGTCGTCGTCAGGCTGACGCTCGAGATCGAGCCCGCCTTCGAGGTGGCGCAGACCGTCCGGCTGGACGTCCCGCTGGAGGAAGCCGCGGACGACTTCGACGCGCTGTTCCACTCCGCGTACAGCGTCAGCCTCTTCACCGACTGGCGGGGAGATGGACGGGTCTGGCTGAAACAGCGACTCGACCGTCCCGGCCCCGGCTGGACGGGCGGCCACGCGGCCGACACCCCGCAGCATCCCATCCCCGGCGTCGCGCCCGGTCCGGCGACGCCCCAGCTGGGAGTGCCGGGGCCCTGGCATGAGCGGCTGCCGCATTTCCGGCCCGAGTTCACCCCGAGCGCCGGCACCGAGCTCCAGTCGGAACTGTTCCTGCCCCGGTCACGCGCCCGCGAGGGCTTCACGATCCTGCGTGAGCTGTCCCCGATCTTCAGCGATCTCCTGCACATCTCCGAAGTGCGGACGATCCGGGCCGACGATCTGTGGCTCAGCCCCTGCTACGAGCGGGACACGGTCGCCTTCCACTTCACCTGGAAACCCGTCGCGGTCGACGCCGCGCTGGCCGCGATCGAGGCCCGCCTCATCCCGCTGGGCGGCCGCCCCCACTGGGGAAAGCTGACGACCCTCGCTCCGCAGCCCGTCGCGGCCCTGCACCCGCGCTCGTCCGACTTCGCAGCCCTGGCCCGCGATCTCGACCCCGACGGCAAGTTCGGCAACGCCCTCACCGAAGCCCTGTTCCACCCCTGA